The following are encoded in a window of Fusarium oxysporum f. sp. lycopersici 4287 chromosome 5, whole genome shotgun sequence genomic DNA:
- a CDS encoding NAD-dependent aldehyde dehydrogenase translates to MATERILVHSSIATEFQNVLAKTVNAMFGSQEDTPVLITSAAAKKNRALVEDAISQGAKPLDMFTTELDANTVDTKMRPVVLTNMSTSMDLYRQESFGPSVSWFAFDTEEEAIKLANDTDYGLSASIYTENLGTAFRVAEQLDSGAVHINSMTVHDEFALPHGGVKKSGFGRFNGYQGLDEFMYCKTITWME, encoded by the coding sequence ATGGCTACCGAGCGCATCTTGGTGCACTCCTCCATCGCCACTGAGTTCCAAAATGTCTTAGCCAAAACAGTCAACGCAATGTTTGGATCTCAGGAGGACACTCCGGTTCTCATCACGTCTGCCGCCGCCAAAAAGAACCGGGCTCTTGTCGAGGATGCCATCTCTCAGGGTGCGAAACCTCTGGATATGTTCACAACAGAGCTAGATGCCAACACTGTCGATACCAAGATGCGCCCCGTTGTGCTTACCAATATGTCAACATCGATGGACCTATATCGCCAAGAGTCATTTGGACCCAGCGTATCGTGGTTCGCTTTtgacacagaggaggaggctaTCAAGCTAGCTAATGATACTGACTATGGCCTTTCAGCATCGATCTATACTGAAAACCTGGGAACTGCTTTCCGTGTCGCCGAGCAGCTAGACTCGGGCGCAGTGCATATCAATTCTATGACAGTGCATGATGAGTTCGCCCTGCCGCATGGGGGTGTTAAGAAGAGTGGGTTTGGTCGTTTTAATGGGTATCAAGGGTTGGATGAGTTTATGTACTGTAAAACGATAACTTGGATGGAGTAG
- a CDS encoding 3-octaprenyl-4-hydroxybenzoate carboxy-lyase UbiX, whose protein sequence is MTEEQIRSLAHANYTARDVSAPIASGSFQHDGMVIVPCSMKTLAAVRSGYCDDLISRAADVTLKENRRLLMAVRETPLSDVHLDNMLFLRRAGAIIFPPVPAFYTNPDSLEDVVNQSVGRMLDLMGVHTDGFERWDGFKQNKSVVRSTQAIKVSHA, encoded by the coding sequence ATGACTGAAGAACAGATCCGTTCGCTAGCACATGCGAATTACACCGCAAGAGACGTCTCAGCCCCCATCGCATCAGGATCATTCCAGCACGACGGTATGGTCATTGTACCCTGCAGTATGAAGACACTAGCAGCTGTAAGAAGCGGCTACTGTGATGATCTGATCTCGCGGGCGGCAGATGTGACCTTGAAGGAGAACAGGCGGTTACTCATGGCCGTGCGAGAGACCCCGTTGAGTGATGTCCACTTGGACAACATGCTGTTCCTACGGCGAGCTGGGGCTATCATATTTCCGCCTGTTCCTGCATTCTACACCAACCCTGACAGTCTGGAGGATGTAGTTAACCAGAGCGTGGGGCGCATGCTGGACTTGATGGGGGTTCACACGGATGGATTTGAGAGATGGGACGGATTCAAGCAGAACAAGTCAGTAGTAAGATCAACACAGGCTATCAAAGTATCTCATGCCTAA